The genomic interval tttttcaaagttcgtatgtacatacgtcATGGAAATtacaaaacacaatttttaaCGGTAATCTTTCTTCAGAATTTTAATTTGGGGATATTTCTCCTGTACAATACCAATTCTTGTAAGAATattatagaaaaatatttgactgcgaaaaaaacaaaagaatttaaatgaaaaagcTGAGCAAACATATATGAATGTCAAGTGTAAGAACCAAATAACAACAAACTCATGTACTGCACAGATAGGTAGCTATAAAAGCGCTCACTATAAGCACCTTAGATACACTCAGCATGCGTTTCTCGATCGTATTTGTTCTTTCCGTCCTAGGATGCCTCCTGCTTATCCAGGAGGGCAGCAGTaccacaaccacaactacaactacagatgcgaccacaaccacaactacCACGGCTTCATCcgacaccaccaccaccaccactgacgctaccaccaccaccacgaccactgcctcctcctcgtcctcttCCTCTGCGGAGGCCAGGAGGCGCAGGCGTGCCCGTCGCCGCCGTCTGGCCCGTCAGCGCCAGCGCAGGGAGCGCAGGAGGCAGCGCAGAACTCAAAGGTTGCGCCAGCAACTGAAGAATAGGCGCCGGCAGTTGCGCggataaaaaaatgttaaaattttttgaaagGTGGTTC from Drosophila yakuba strain Tai18E2 chromosome 3L, Prin_Dyak_Tai18E2_2.1, whole genome shotgun sequence carries:
- the LOC6535169 gene encoding protein new-glue 1, giving the protein MRFSIVFVLSVLGCLLLIQEGSSTTTTTTTTDATTTTTTTASSDTTTTTTDATTTTTTTASSSSSSSAEARRRRRARRRRLARQRQRRERRRQRRTQRLRQQLKNRRRQLRG